A region of Candidatus Methylomirabilota bacterium DNA encodes the following proteins:
- a CDS encoding ABC transporter substrate-binding protein produces the protein MRPTVVGAPTGSASGRWMVLSPAVVLALALILSGPRLTAEAQRATRTATVVFLSDITPIPDRPYLEAFREGLRELGWVAGQNLHVEYRHASRSEQRPEIAAEIVKLAPDVIVAPAAAAFAFGPIPSHAGERISNWSPIRTIPIVFAGVSDPVAAGMVQSRQRPGGTMTGIALLSIELNPKRLELLKEALPAAARIGVLVPSNHPLRDRMVTDVEAAARGLKVKLQLVEISGADPVERIAEQIDQAFETMARERVQAVLGLQGPHYYRERKRIVELSLKHRLPGIFEIGEYAEAGCLMAYAPNVTDIFRYTAIYVDKILKGAKAADLPVDRPRKLEFVVNMRTAKALGLTIPPALLLRADRVIE, from the coding sequence GTGAGGCCGACCGTGGTGGGAGCACCGACGGGCTCGGCATCCGGTAGGTGGATGGTCCTTTCCCCCGCCGTTGTGCTTGCTCTCGCCCTCATCCTCTCGGGTCCTCGGCTCACCGCCGAGGCGCAGCGCGCGACAAGGACGGCGACGGTCGTGTTTCTTTCGGATATCACTCCGATACCCGATCGACCCTACCTCGAGGCGTTTCGCGAGGGACTGCGCGAGCTCGGCTGGGTGGCCGGACAGAACCTGCACGTTGAATACCGGCATGCATCGAGGTCGGAGCAGCGACCCGAGATCGCCGCGGAGATCGTCAAGCTTGCGCCCGATGTCATCGTCGCCCCGGCAGCGGCCGCCTTCGCCTTTGGTCCGATTCCCTCCCATGCTGGCGAGCGAATCAGCAACTGGTCCCCGATCCGAACGATCCCGATCGTTTTCGCCGGAGTCTCTGACCCGGTCGCTGCGGGCATGGTGCAGAGCAGGCAGCGACCCGGCGGGACCATGACTGGCATCGCCTTGCTCAGTATCGAGCTCAACCCCAAGCGACTGGAACTCCTCAAGGAGGCCCTCCCGGCCGCCGCGCGCATCGGCGTGCTCGTCCCCTCGAACCACCCGCTTCGCGATCGGATGGTGACTGACGTCGAGGCCGCCGCGCGAGGGCTGAAGGTCAAGCTCCAGCTCGTCGAGATCTCGGGCGCCGACCCGGTCGAGAGGATCGCCGAGCAGATCGACCAGGCCTTCGAGACCATGGCCCGAGAACGGGTGCAGGCCGTGCTCGGGCTGCAGGGGCCCCACTACTACCGCGAGCGCAAGCGGATCGTCGAACTGTCTCTCAAGCACCGGCTGCCCGGCATCTTTGAGATTGGCGAGTATGCTGAGGCTGGCTGTCTGATGGCGTACGCACCGAACGTAACGGACATCTTCCGGTATACCGCGATCTATGTTGACAAGATCCTCAAGGGGGCCAAAGCCGCGGACCTGCCCGTGGACCGACCACGGAAGCTTGAGTTCGTCGTGAACATGAGGACTGCCAAGGCCCTCGGTCTGACGATTCCCCCGGCACTTCTCTTGCGAGCGGATCGGGTAATTGAGTGA